The genome window GTCGGTGATCTGAGGTTGGAGGGGACAGAGGGTGCGCTGGTGCTGGCGGCGGGTTTAGCTATCCTGTCTGCCGTCAAACTGGGCAGCGTCGGTGGTCTGAGCGGTGGGGGGCTAATTATCGCGTCACTGCTATTACACGAGTTGGGGCATCTTGCGATGGCTCAAGCACTTGGCGTGCGAGTAAAGGCGATCGGGATGTGCCTGAAGGGCGCCTATCTTCGGCGACAGCGATCACCCCGGGCGAGAAATGAGCTGCTGATCGCGGCGTCGGGGCCGCTGGCGAATCTGGTCCTGTACTTCTGGTTGAGGGATGGTGACCTTGTGCTGCAGTGGGTTGCGCTGATGAATCTGGTGCTTGCAGGATCGAACCTGATCCCGATTCCGGGCACGGATGGTGCGAGAATCCTTGAGTCGGTGAGAGATTTAGGTGGAAGGAATCAAGAATCCTAATCCGTACAAACCCAACTACCCCACCCAATCCAAAACAGGGCTTGGATGGGGCAACCGGCAAGCGGCAATCCGCCATCCGCAAAATGTAGCTACCCCACCCGGAAACCACCGAAGAACCGAAAGTAACGCACCGGAATTACCTTCCAGTTACTTTTGATTTCCCCGAAATTTAGAGTTACAGCAATTTTCTAATTGACTTACGGCGCGGTTCACGCCAACATGCCTGAACAGCTCTCCCCCCGAGAACAGCCCAATTTCCAAGGGTTCCCAAATTTGGAAGCCGTACCCTAACTACGCAAGGAGGAGAATCTCTCAATGAGCCGCATGATGGAAGTGCTTCGTGGTTTACACAAAGATGAGTCCGGTCAGGACTTGATCGAATACGCTTTGATTGCCGCGTTGATTGCGTTTGCTGCGATCGCCGGAATGAGTAGCCTGGCGAGTTCGCTTAATGTTGCGTTCTCGAAGATTGGCAGCAAAGTGAGTGCCAACATCACGTAACCGTATGGCCTGTGAGGGGGGCCGCGAGGTCCTCCTCCTACAAAATTGGATTGAAGATGCTCGTAGAGAAAGCGATTCTCGCGAGCACTATTTCGGAGGGGTTGTTCATGAGCCGCATGTTGAAAGTGCTTCGTGGTTTACACAAAGATGAATCCGCCCAGGACTTGATCGAATACGCTTTGGTTGCCGCGTTGATTGCGTTCGCTGCGATCGCCGGGATGAGTAGCTTGGCGAGTTCGATCAATGTCGCATTCTCGAAGATCGGCAGCAGGGTGAATGCCTATATAGGGTGAATGCCTATATTACGTAATCGCAGAGCACAAGATGGGCGGAGGATTGTGAAATCCCTCCATTATTCGGTGCATGATTCTGACTTTTGGGTTTTAAATGTATCTATTAGCGGGAGCGCTACTGGTTGCCTGTATTGGAGCGATCTGGGATGTTCGGACATATCGCATCCCAAACGTCGTGACCTATCCCGCTATTTGCTTGGGCATTCTTGCCCATCTATTCGTGGAAGGGCCGAAAGGGCTGATTTGGGGAGTTTTGGGTTTCCTGATCGGCGGCGGAATTTTCTTCTTCCTTTACCTTCTGAAGACAATGGGCGCAGGCGACGTGAAATTGATGGCCGCCGTGGGCGCGTTTGCTGGGCCGTCGAAGACTCTCGAAATCGCGCTGTATTCGGCCGTCGCCGGCGGTGTGCTTGCGGTGGCGGTGGCGCTGTACAAGCGCCGGTTGCGGCGCACATTTGGCAATGTATGGGACCTGGTCCGGTTCCATGCCGCGGTAGGGGCGAGCGCGCATCCGTCGCTGAACCTGGACAACCCGGAGGCGGCACGTTTCGCCTACGGTGTTGCGATTTTCGCGGGTACACTGTTCGTGTTCGTGAACTTCGTATTCGTGAACAAAGTTGGGTAGGGGAAATTTATGGATAACCGTCGAATAGCAATTGCGTTGGTGATTGCGCTGGTTGTTTCCGCAGGCGCGACGTTTCTTTTCTACTCCAAGGTCCGGAAGCAGCGCGACGCACAGCCGAAGACAACGAAGATAGTCGCGGCAAAGGACGTTCTTCGGGGCGGCACGCAGCTTTCGGCGGACAACGTCGTCCTGATCGACTGGCCCGCAAATCTTGCGCTGCAGGGTTCGTACACGAAGATCGAAGACGTGGTCGGGCGTCCGCTGATACAGCCGGTCGCAGCGAACCAGC of Terriglobia bacterium contains these proteins:
- a CDS encoding Flp family type IVb pilin; this translates as MSRMMEVLRGLHKDESGQDLIEYALIAALIAFAAIAGMSSLASSLNVAFSKIGSKVSANIT
- a CDS encoding Flp family type IVb pilin encodes the protein MLVEKAILASTISEGLFMSRMLKVLRGLHKDESAQDLIEYALVAALIAFAAIAGMSSLASSINVAFSKIGSRVNAYIG
- a CDS encoding A24 family peptidase; protein product: MYLLAGALLVACIGAIWDVRTYRIPNVVTYPAICLGILAHLFVEGPKGLIWGVLGFLIGGGIFFFLYLLKTMGAGDVKLMAAVGAFAGPSKTLEIALYSAVAGGVLAVAVALYKRRLRRTFGNVWDLVRFHAAVGASAHPSLNLDNPEAARFAYGVAIFAGTLFVFVNFVFVNKVG